Proteins encoded in a region of the Mercenaria mercenaria strain notata chromosome 1, MADL_Memer_1, whole genome shotgun sequence genome:
- the LOC128558159 gene encoding uncharacterized protein LOC128558159 produces MPCVGTLVIDGDIGGTVFRVGTRCIMTAFHVIRPVVYDEASGGLNFQHLDRKDIYVNFNASIGSLPKIIYKLTCVFYSIELDVAVLDLNSLSGLPRKMLLYKGDTKIKIETVSVIGYGNPKQQLKKHFDPPCKVVPQHGTEIQAALDYFEIHRSHFKKAIFLNPDIVDDGYQGYDNPKNIIYHGYLEHGASGGPLLVSNDSRTVLVVGVLTHGIPEYFYHLPDEEKNKFPKDYRFHLACNMKYIYEAIRNENEDLAKDLFGGH; encoded by the exons ATATAGGGGGTACAGTCTTCAGAGTTGGGACACGTTGTATAATGACAGCATTCCATGTTATTCGCCCAGTTGTATATG ATGAAGCTTCAGGTGGATTGAATTTCCAACATCTTGACAGGAAagatatttatgttaatttcaaTGCAAGCATTGGGAGTTTgccaaaaattatatataaattgacTTGTGTATTTTACAGTATTGAATTAGATGTAGCTGTTTTAGACCTAAATAGCTTAAGTGGGTTACCTAGAAAAATGCTCCTTTATAAGGGTGATACGAAAATTAAAATAGAAACGGTGTCAGTGATAGGGTATGGTAATCcaaaacaacaactgaaaaaacattttgacccaCCTTGTAAGGTAGTACCTCAACATGGTACCGAAATTCAAGCTGCTCTTGATTATTTTGAAATCCACAGGAGTCATTTCAAGAAAGCTATCTTCTTAAATCCTGACATTGTAGATGATGGTTACCAAGGGTACGATAACCCAAAGAACATAATATATCATGGATATTTGGAGCATGGTGCGTCTGGGGGCCCATTGTTAGTTAGTAATGATTCAAGAACTGTGCTAGTTGTTGGCGTTTTGACCCATGGAATTCCAGAATATTTTTATCATCTTCCGGATGAGGAGAAAAACAAATTTCCAAAGGATTACAGATTTCATTTAGCATGTAACATGAAATATATCTACGAAGCAATTAGGAATGAAAATGAAGACTTAGCAAAAGATCTGTTTGGGGGCCACTAA